In the genome of Cydia splendana chromosome 12, ilCydSple1.2, whole genome shotgun sequence, the window TTGTAAagctaggtacttatttatgaATCTCAATTGCAAATATGAAAGGCAGGATCATAACCAAACTCAAAAGTTTCACGGAGGCAGCAAAAAGCGAAGTTTACACCCGGGGTGCTTCCAAGAGGCCAACATTGATTTAGTAATTTGTAaaggtttttattttcttttaatgcGATCTTCAGTCGTGTCATTAAATATCTCACGTACATCAATAAGTGACCAAAACGCAAGCGAAATACCGAGGATAGACTGCGTGGAAAAGGATCATCAAAAACTGCGAAAGTACAAAATTGGAAGAAGGAGGCAAAGGACCGGAACAAACGGAAGCACTGTAGAGGATACCAAGACCCACAAAGGGTTGTAGCGCTACAGGAAGTCAAGACGTCATGAGCAAATCGCGTTGATTAGTGCACGAGAAATGCTATCAGAGTCGTCTAATaaggcatctcgctcgcacttaaTATGCCTAATATCACGACTCAAGGCCGTATCTAATGAACTAACGTTCAGCTATtttaactcacgtatttttaatcgcgcgacatgtttcggagagcctagtcTCCATTTTCAAAGCACTAGGTAAAGCACACGCCCGCCGCGCACCGTCGCGACAGTTACGAGTACCtacgcgcgagtgactaaaaacacgtGTGTTAAACCCGTAAACCTAGCTTAATTTCAACTCATAATGACACAGTTCAAATTGGAAGATGAAAACTTTAACAAATAGTGAAATAAGAATCGGCCCCCAAgtttaagtaagtataatacTTAGGTGTCGAGCCTTGTTAAGAGACAGTTGAAGGTCGTAAAAGTTGTGAAACGAGAGCTGATTTAAATATGCATTGAAATTTTTCCCCTGCTGGAAAAATTGTGCGAAGTTGCCATCCGGAGAGGAAAAGTGTGAAATATCGCTTTGCTTGATATAATATGACCGCGAGCTCATTGCTTTTTAGGTGAGCTGTAAAGGAGGCTGTTCactccatttttagggtttcgtaacAAAAGGATGCGTTTCATCACTATATTTCGAGATTGGttgagtctgtgcggaaagagaaatgtcgtagaatgtattggttcccttatattccacgactcttctctttccacacagactctaGGTAAGAAACGGGCCTACTAAATGATCACGCTTATATCGCCTGGCATTTTGGCTATCACGTTGAACGAGAAAATACCTAAGTACGAATGTGACGCATATGACATGACACCGATAGTCGATATAAACTCTCAACTGGGAAAACAAAGCTCTCTAGTATAACAAATTAAACTTAACCTAACGCCAATGCTCCGTATACGATGGAAATAACCAGTCCAGGCTTCTAAGATATAAAGATAAGTGTTCATTATGGCTGTATTTACGTAGGACCAGATAGTTTCCGTTCGAAACATATTCAATATGGTTAGCGCAAAGCAAATAAGGGAATCCATCGCCGGTCAACAATGTGTAATGAAAAGGAAAGTAGGCTTAGCGAGATTCATCTAATAACCAATCAATTCTAGGTCGTAGGTAGATAAGTTGTGACCATTTAAAGTCCTTTTATGTCCAGTGGCGAATTTGCCCTAAGATCTAGTAGGTCCGGGTCTAGGGCAGccagatattaggggcggcaatcTATATTTGCCATTGCTCTTGCATTTTCGAGCGATATAACGAAAGGCATATTAACGAAGTTTCGATATTCGCGGTAAGCCCCCTGTGCCCTTGTTTGTCATCAAATGAAAGGAAACGCGATAAAAGGGCGACATAATTACTGTCATCAATTAACGCGACGCCGATATCCGCGCCAATCCGCGCTGATAAATCATTATTGTGTCGCGGGACTTTTTGTTCTAAAGTAAATAACATCAAATTGTTATTGGATTCTTACATTGTAACAAATGATTTAGTGTTTTATGTTAAAGTGTTAATTATGATTTATTTCACAAgagatttacattttaaatgaatattttaGAAGTAAGGTCTGCATTTTTTTCGATAAACTTAAGGACACGGTGGAAGGGTCGGGTGCTGGTCCGGGCCTAGGAATCCGACATCGACATTTCGTTTTCTAAAACGAGTGATCGGTGATCACtcgatgctttctatagaaatcgaagtgtcggacgcctcggcccgggcccgaaCCGTTCAGAATCATCCGGTAAAGTAACTTCTCTAATGTTACGATTTTTTCGTTTCTAACATAGAATTATCGTAACTATCGTAACATACAATTAAATAAACTagataataatatgtacaataATGTTATACCTTCATACGATTTATCGCCTCAAACCAAACCTCACATCATGATGTGGGCTTTGCCTTTACATAACCGCTTTCTAAATAATCAACTATGTAAATTATTCCAAAGCAGTAAAACTCCACTATCGCTATGTTGATTTAGGTACACTAACCGCATAAGTACTTTAAATAGGCATGTGTAAAACGCACCAAAAACATATTTGCGGCAAGCAACAACGTCGCGATTTCCATCTTTGCATATCCACCAAGGCACCAAGTATATCCACTTGAAAACTTGTTTAAACGTGTACTTTATTACTTTACAATAAAGGATAAAATTGAATGAGTTTTCAGATACACATACGATGTGTAAGTATGTAAAACATTAGATTTGTCTATACACCCCCACAAATTGCTTCTTTGATGTTCTGAATACGTTTTCGTCAGGGTTGTTTGTGGAAATCAATCTTCGAATATGTTTGGTAGGCACGTTGTGTGAAACGTTTGCTGCTTTAGTAAAGAGGGTGGAAACATAATTTTCAACCGACCAGCTGGTTCCAAAGCCAAAGCCAAAGGCTCTCTagattgttcaaaaacttatAAGAAAGTTGTATTTAATTCACATgcgaggcaaagtaatcaaatgtaaattattttgtttgatattatacagttagtattttccttgcgTTGGTATGGTGATAAATTTTATGTTTCTAATTTTTCgtgtggcaaaatttgtttaaccctcgtgccttgaaaccctcgcaacgctcaagattccatttttcaattttggaatatttcgcttgctggtgtcaatattagcacgagaggtttaacaacaactttgcccccttgtaaaacgaaTAACTATTTTCAATTGTTAATTTAATAAGTTAGATTACAGCTGTTAATATTGCTGCGGGTGCTGATTTTGATTCCCgagcaaaaatatattatagagAGATAAAATATCATAATTACGAGTGATTTTAATTTAGAATATTAAGCTTAGTGAGGTACTTAATACAAATTCATCCAACATTATCCGGAATAATGTTTTCATCTCCTTTTTAAGCTTAAACAACTGATTTATACATTAGGTCGAAAGGCAAATCATGGCAACAATATTACGAAATTGAGTTAGGGTGGGCCGCCCAAGCGCTGGAGCGGACTCTCGCCCGGAATATTAAACTTTGCTGAATGGCTCTGCCATTGAATTAAATACGTATATAAATTCCATCGGAATGTGAGATCAAAATCATTCAAAGCAGGAAAGAAGCATTTTTGCTCATACCtatttaaacttaattaattTTCTACCGATCAAAGACATTTGCATCTCGGCCATGCGACCCTGTATGTACTCGTACCTATGTATGTGAATGCGATATTACCTGCGgctgtcaaaagttgacgtttatTGACAATCCAGTTGCCactaaatataggtacctacctatagcacCATCTAGTTCAGCTGTCAAACTCGGAAGCTTCAAATATGTTTCTTAGACTTTGCATAtcttatagagttagaccaagaaaagtctgcagcgattttgatagcccacgcagtgcaagtgttatttatacgtcataatttcatagaaggttgacgtttaaaataacacttgcactgcgtgggctatcaaaatcgctgcagactctTCTTGGTCTTAACTCTACCATCAATGAATCTTTGTACAGTCGagatcagatatatcggagcggtcaaagtgttcacaatatctgaacacgcgctctaacgccttgacaatagaggcgtgtacaGATacttgtgagcgccttggccgctccgatatatctgatggcgactgtacaatatAATGAGCCTCATTTGTAAAAGTACCTAAATCAGCTAGAAAATGTTACAAACACTTATCTTGAACCTCTATCTTTAGCCTTAAAAGCCGTTTCATGGAAGCCCGACGATCTCGAGTCCACGATCACGGACGCAGCTGGCGATTAATGTAAGCGCCACTTTGCCATTACTataaaattaactttttttgCTTACTTGAGCTAACAACCTAGCTATTATACTATAAACATGTAACTATATAAgcatatagtaaataaaatgtacatGTAGCAGCACAGGATCTGATAGCTCCCCTAACTGCCAGATTTAGAAAGTCTAACCTGTATATACAGACAAAGCGTATTTTTGACAACCAGACTACCGGTAAATGTTCAGGGCCCTACAGCGACATCTGCTTCAATGTAAATTTTTTAGGGTTCGGattccgtagccaaaatggcaaaaacggaacTTTTGTAATTTAGTCATGTTTTGCTATTGGGTGTGTAGAAGGAATTACTGTCCACCTATGTTCATCACTACACTTTTGCAAATAAACAtatctttattgtacaaaaaactaGAGTCTGtgtgcggaaagaaaagagtcgtgaaatgtatgggctccacattccacgactcttctctttccgcacagactctaaataAAATGACAGTGAGATTTATAAAGTGGTACTCACAGCACACTCCGGCTCCGTGATATAGGACCCGTTCGGCAGAAACTTCTTCGGGCACTCCGACCACGGCAGCTCCGCCTGGAAGCTCTGCGCGAAGTAGAACAGGCACCAAGCGATTATAGAGTTATAGTACAGGGCCACGTTAAACGAAACTACCGCCGAACTTATCCCGATCCCACCTAGATACGGAGACACCTGATGCCACACACCGATAGCACCTTTCCTTAGCCTCTGTCCGATGGCGAGCTCTAAGTAGAAGATAGGTATGCCTTCGATCGCAAGCATCACGAAGTAAGGGATCAGGAACGCCCCGCCTCCGTTCTTCTGAGCTAGATAAGGGAAGCGCCACACATTTCCTAAACCAACAGCGTATCCGACAGTCGCTAGCAAGAAGGTGAGCTTGCTGTCCCAGGATTCCCTCTCGCCCTCGCCTCCTTCAGGCTTCACACCTCGCTCTACAGAGCTGGCTTTACTTGTAGGAGTCTCTGAGGATCGTCTGTTAGGACTCGTATCTTCAAACGCCTCATTCGTCGCCCCATACATTATAGGCCTGTTATGAGTAGTCAACCCATTCTCCATGGTCACCAACCGACCCCTCAGCTCCTTCATTTCCATGCGATCTATAGACCTCTGGGCGTAGAGGTCCCTAGAGCTCTGCCGCCTCATCAGATGAGCCGGATtcgccatttttaaaagtaacacttttattattttagaattATTGTCGATTATTTTATTGTCATCGTTTTAAGTCTAAGCTAAGCTATTTATACGGAGTCATTTTCGCCGTCATGGCACATAATGATGACCAGTAAATAACACGAAATAGTCATTGTCGTTTTTATTAGGCGTTTCGACATCCCTATATATTTATGGtacatttttttagtttttatttgagTCCTGTCGTTTGATCGATGCTtaatcactttttttttataagtggtGGTGATGTGGGGACGAATTGCGCCCGCCGTATCACGGACGGCACTGGCGGGAAAGCCGCGGGGCGAGGGCGCCATTTTGATCGGGCATGCGCAGAAAGCCTCTACACAAAAGGCAGATAATGAAAGAGATTTTTGTTCCTCAAAAGGATTAACCTTTGTTACAAAagaaaattatgtattttttataaaatataattatttgaatacaattttatTTGTCGTCAATCTAAACATTAACTAACTTCGAACTTAAGTTGAAAAATCTATTATAACCTACACTATAAATCAGAGAGACATATATCAAGTTACTAGGACATGACTAGGACTAGTCATATCTTTGCAATAAAGCCTCTGTCCCAGTTAAAATAAAGGCTGTATTTCTCTACGTGTCTAAAATCTGAAAAAATAAAACCCAAATATTGTAACACGGATCGGGTCAACCGACATTGATTTATTTTGGACCTGGGTTATTCTCAAAGTGTACATAATATCGATTTGAGGAGTAGGTACAGTccttcagatatatcggagcggcctaggtggtcaaaaatatctgaagaTAGCGTTTTGATAATTTGGACGTCTCGCTacgatttttaaatatttcgtttgctctagttttaattttagagaGCGAGGTAAACAAGAACTTTATTTTACTTCCTTGTTAAACAATTAACTATTGTTATATCTCAAAAGAACACTGTCTGATTTGTTgtctttttctttctttttctttttcgttTCTTTCCATGCAAGCATCTCACTCTTTGGTCGGACGCGAATACCCGAACAATCCCGACGGTTAAATTCAGActcagacttttcttggtctaactctttataaaacacTGATCGTAACGTTGTCATCAAGTTGTCATTGTCTTTAATAATTTTACGGAAATCCCTGCGCTACTTTAGAtttcttttaaatttaaaaaggtTTCAAACGATTAGGGCAACCTGCAGGGTGACAGGGTGCCCCTGTGACCCACACCGAGGCTTCCTGGCTCGTTGCCAAATCAGTAACAAAGCCATAAAACTACTGGCAATAATACTATTTGTAAGCAATAACCTTGACTATTTTGCGTGCATAACCATTTACTATtgaatacctaaataatatgTTCAATACGAAAACGTTCTTTAAATAGACCGCCAATCTCAGTGTTGCTTGAACAGAAATAACTAAAAACGAAAACAAACTTTACACATATAGCAACACTGGCAGTCAAACGTCAAAACCTAATTCGCAATTTTCATCGAGGTTCCTTCCTATTGCtatcaaatcaaataaatatccAGCAAGATAATGAAGATAAACAAGTTTTCAACATGTCGATTGCAACATTGTCAGTGACCAAAGTCGTTCTCACACGTTAGTCGCGCGTGCCGACGAAATGTACTGTTTGCAATGGCTGATTCCCGTGCTGCTGATTCCGAAACCCGTAAACCCGGCGCTCGTGAACACGCACGTAATGTTCATGGtgctgtacctcatagggttctTCCTGGAACGGAAGCCGTGCACCGTGTGCAGCGTTGTTTTCCTCGCTGCAGTCATACTCATCTGTTATAGCGGCATCGGTAACTGCGTGTTTTGGGCGACACAGTGCGAAGCGGAGAAATACGACACCTAACGCGCTTCCAAAGCCACCAAAGtgttaagtttaaaaaaaaatcaagtgtTCCTCTCGCGAAATGGCGGAAAAATCGCGACGCTCCAAGGGCCTCGATTATGCCTTGAAAATGTGAATGTCTCTTTTTGTACattttttgtatataaaatgtatttttattatttcattttttggtGAGTTGTTATGGCTACAGCAGTGTCCAGCTGTATGAGACATGCAGATCTGTACTTATGTATCTCAACTTTTAAGTTGGTTATTATTGAcatgattatatttaatgtACAGTTATTGTTAGTTACATATTGATTACTTTGAAATATAACTTGGGactaaatgcattttttatcatCCCAGTGCATCCTAACTTCCACTATCTGTGtaacaggggtctccaaacttttttagctaagggccatattgcgcctcagaaactttcgcgcgggccaccatTGGTTTTTGCGCCAGGAGACAGTCTCTGGatgctgctgttaggaacagttcgACCCTTAATCCCCTGGAGCCTGCAGGCTCCCGCGGGTgccggacagtgggcactcgcCTTGGGGGTCCACGGGCTAGATTGGAATGCAttgcgggccggggtttggaaaCCCCTGGGTAACATATCGGCTAGCTTGCCAAATGTATGATAATTGATCCTAATTGTTTTATCAAAGAATACTTGTACTTTTGATACCCTGCCACTGATAATTATTCATTTTGTCAGAAACTTTCCAGATTGTATACTAAAAGAGCCTACAAATGCTACTTATCCATACATAATTTTGATTAATAGTCTGACAACTGTTTTCAATGACCTACAGTCCTACAATTTAAAATTGACACAACACAACATTGTATTACTGTTGCAACCTTAAATTGTTCAGATACGACTAGTTGGCAATAAAATTGCCACTTAAACAAGGCTTTAAAAGAAATATTCAATGCTATTTTTAAAACTTGCAAAACAACAGGTAATCAGTAACATAATTAACTTGAGTCTCATTATCAAGAGAGGTATTAAAACTGCAAATAAGGTAATGTATTCCAAGTGTTTACAAAGGTACTAAACTAACTAGGTTACAAATGTTACAATATATTGCTACAAATTCTACAAAACGTGACGTCGTTCATcgccatctacttcagctgGCAAGTCTGCAGCTACAATTTTGCACTACTTTCTGTATCTTATTGGTACTATTACTAACCAAAGAGTTATTTTAGCAACCAATGAATGGTCTAAAGTAGTCTAAACTGTGTAGTAAGTGTGTTGGAGGCGaagttattttcaccacacgtCACACAAATACATCACATCTTATTAGATTATAGATGCTAGGAACATTTTCCGATCTAGGTAGGCCTTGACATTGAACGTTtatgtgtacagtcagcagcaaaagttgctaagcgggccaggtgttcaaaatgatcttgatgcgactttattgttaagagaataagagcgtgtctaggtaattttgaacacctcgcccgcttagtaacttctgctgctgagtgTACACCCTATCTTATATATTACGTCACATCGACTGGAATACTactctgaggggctaccgcgaaaaccgaaatcgcaaattgcggggatctttctcttttactccaatgaagatgtaattagagtgacagagaaaaatgcccgcaatttgcgaacttcgattttcgcggttatagccctgaacATTAGCCacaagcctcctccacactcgtgcgcgaatcgcggcgcaaagccgcgaacgcgagtgtggagtcctgaacgcagacctgcgaaatcgactccacaagTCCACACTCGCgatcgcggcttcgcccgcgattcacgcgcatagtctggagggggctacaGACCGAGCAGCttcgcgcggcaatttcctcgccTATTGAATTATGCTCTGCTATAGAACCTTCATATTCTTTTGTAGgttcttaaataattatttggctTGGCAACCTAGGTATACCAAAAATAGGTGTAGTCACTAGTTATTACCACTGAGATCCAGAGGGGGGATGGAGCTTTATTCAGATTAATCTGGTTTCCTTCAGGACGTTTTCATTCACTGAAAAGTGACTGTCAAATAATTTTCATACCATCTGACAAGGTAATTGGTATGAGCCCCAGAATTGTGCTTCACCAAAGAGTAGGCTagtatcatcatcttcctcgctttgtcccggaattttgccacggctcatgggagcctggggtccgcttggcaactaatcccaagaattggcgtaggcactagtttttacgaaagcgactgccatctgaccttccaacccagagggtaaactaggcgttattgggattagtccggtttcctcacgatgttttccttcaccgaaaagcgactggtaaatatcaaatgatatttcgtacataagttccgaaaaactcattggtacgagccggggttcgaacccacgacctccagattgaaagtcgcacgctcttagcgctaggccaccagcgctcctgCAGAGTAGGCtagtataaattataataaaccaGACACGAGATCTACCTATTCAGTAAACGGTGAAAATAAACCATGTGAATATTACATTGTAATACTTTATCATACCTTTTGACGTGTCATTTATTTTGTCATATATCCAAAAATGTCACGCACACAACAACCTCAGtggtactatagttcgttttattagcattagaaagaacttgaaagaaggtgagcgatcttgacatgtcttttaattgaaaaacgctttttaaaaatcagtaactatcaatgaccttttatttatggtaACTATTAccaactattacttatgaaagcagaagaatataaatgatcgtattagattcataattttattgttacatatttgccgaacttatttttaaaatatgtttataaattaaaagacgcatcaagattgtttaccttatttctaatgctaaaaaaaacgaactatagctaataaataataatcatacTTGAAAGCGTAGAAGTTCCATTAACAGCAGCACTCTAAGCTGTCACTAGTATTCTCAATCAAAGGattaaatgtggctttccatcagagaagggtcctttCCTTAAGCTTCATTGTGCATAAGGCCCTTTTCATCAAAAAAGGGCCTTATGCACATGAAAAGATTTTTCTGATGGAAAGGTCCTcatgcacatgaagcataaggacccatCTCCgtggaaagccacaaatgtcAATAAGTTGATTAAATTATATAGTAGTGAGTAGTGGgactacttaaataaaataatatgattTGTTCCTTGAGTTGTAAGCATTTACAAAAGTAATTCACATTACATAATTATTGGCATGACAACCAAGTCCGTACCTTCTTGAACGTGTGATTACCGTGATTACCATAAGATCTCTGTCATGAGTTTCTCACACCACCAATACCACCATGCCAAGAAAATGGTAAAATTTGGTCTCATCTTCATCAAATATTAACATCACATCTAGGAAACGGGAAATTGCATGGTTGAAAGTTTAtaacacaaataaaacaaatatgaaATGTTAAAGTATGTATTACGAGCTGTTGAGATGTTCATCTTTGACGGTTTCATATTATGTAGAGTAACATAGTGTAAACATTGGTTATATGGAACTTAACCTAGAAGCGGCGCAAGACCTGAAACAAGATAAGGAAAGTTATGTTACACTCACAATACTACTTCTATAATCAAATGCAAAACACTGCTATGccctttgtttgttttttttctcgatttttaattattataagagttttACGCTTTTAACTATTATGATAATTGAAGAATATATGGAGCAGAGGCTGTCCACTATATCCTCTTCTGAGTAGCGTTTATAAGCAACACTGGTGTAATTAGGGTTACCTTTTTCCTGACATGTCtgaatgcggccggaatacgaaaatgtcaggaattatTGTAACTAAACAGACCTTTTtgttatgtacctaaaaaggtatttaatatataaatcttACATATAAATccacaataaataaattttaagcaATGTATCAAGCATACATAGATATCGCTTAAGACTAAAAGTGAAGtctcagttcgataaaagtgaaacatagaaccctgttaTAGTGGGCCAGTGAAGTGTTTACTACAAAATTGGTAATGAAATAACATCAAAAATGTTGCTACTCTGATAGCCCTATAGATCAAAATATGAACGATATTCCAAATGCCAATGTTAAGCAGGTCAATTAGCAAAAACCAACATCGATTAATATTCTTCCACGGAACCGAATAACCTCAAAAATCAATATCAAATTTGGAACATCATCACGTCCGGAAACATTCAAATACGTTTTAAATCACAAAATAAGGTTGTTACCGTTTATCTCAGCCTCCTGGCTTCACGCTCAGACTCGAG includes:
- the LOC134795848 gene encoding bladder cancer-associated protein, with product MYCLQWLIPVLLIPKPVNPALVNTHVMFMVLYLIGFFLERKPCTVCSVVFLAAVILICYSGIGNCVFWATQCEAEKYDT